The genome window ACAATCTCAAGAATGATAAAGACAATATTCATATTGGCGGTTGCCATGTGTGCCGCCACAGGCAGCTTTGCACAGAAATATTTCACACGTTCGGGCAACATAAGCTTCTTTTCAGACACTCCGATGGAAAAGATCGAGGCCACCAATCATCAGGTAACAACCGTGGTGGATATTGAAAAAAATGAAATGGTGTTCAGCGTACTGATGAAATCGTTCGAGTTCGATAAGGCGTTGATGGAAGAGCATTTCAACGAGAAATATGCCGAATCGGACAAGTTTCCGAAGGCGCAGTTCAAAGGAACATTCAAACCTGAAAAGCCCATTGACATGAGCAAGGACGGTGAATATCCTGCAAGTGTATCCGGAACGATGAACCTGCATGGTGTGGATAAAGAGATCAAGACCAATGGCATCTTTACCGTTAAGGGCGGAAAATTGATGGGGAAAGCCGAGTTCATGTTGAAATTGGCCGACTATGACATCGAAATTCCCGGAGTAGTAAAAGACAACATTGCAGAAGAAGTTAAGATCACCGTTGACGCCACCTATGAACCTTACAAAAAGTAAACTTCTACCCCTTCTCTTCTTAGTTCTTTCATTGCCCGCCATCGCTCAGGATGAAGACCTGATGGATGTGTTGAATGACGTGGAACCACCCAAGGAAGAAACCACCAACTATACCGAGGCTACATTCAAGACCACGCGGCTTGTGATCGGTCAGAGCGTAGAGACCAATAAGGAAGGTGTGCTGAACTTCATGATCGGTCACCGTTTCGGCAGAGTTAACGGAAGCGCCAAGGAATTCTTCGGGCTGGACAACGCCACCATTCGATTAGGATTGGAATATGGTATTACCGACAACCTGAATATCGGCTTTGGCCGCAGTTCCTACGAAAAGACCTATGATGGATTTCTGAAATACCGCGTACTGAAGCAGAGTACGGGCAAGCGAAAAATGCCAATTACTATGACGCTGTTTGCCAGCATGGCCATCAAAAGCCAGCAATGGCCCGACCAGAACCGTAAGAACTACTTCACCTCAAGGTTGTACTACACGTTTCAGGTGATGATCGCAAGGAAGTTCTCAGAGAGACTTTCCTTTCAGTTGACGCCAACGATGGTTCACCGGAACATGGTTGCCACCAAGGCCGACAAGAACGATGTGTTCGCCATTGGTGCGGGTGGTCGTGTAAAGGTTTCGCGCAGCGTTTCCATCAATGCCGAATACAACTGGATCATTCCAGGACAGATAAGCTCTACCATTGGTGGACAGAAGGTGCGCGATTCGTTTGCCTTGGGTGTGAACATTGAAACGGGGGGGCACGTGTTTCAGATACACGTAACCAACTCACGCGGCATCATTGAAAAGATGATATTCACCGAAACGAACGGAGACATCACCAAAGGCGACCTTCATATCGGCTTCAACATCTCACGCGTGTTTAACGTGTACGACAGGAACAAGATCCGCAGAAAACGAGAAGAAAAGCGTGCTGCCAAGGCAGCAGTTGAGGGTTAAATTACCTTTTAATGAAATCAACACCCGGAACCTTGAACGATTCCGTTGTTGACTCACGTAGCGCTTCAGAAAAAACGACCTCAAAGCCATCCTTGGCATTTGCCTCTCCTTTTCCGAACTTATGTAGAACACGGACGATCCCCATCTTATTGGGGGTGACGTAGAGAGGCTCGTTCACCGTTTCCTGATTATCTACCGTGGTTCCGCTGGAAAGTTTGATCCTTATCTCATTGGGTGAAATAATGCCCAAACCCTCGCCACGGTAACGGATCTTATATTCTGCAAATGCCTCCTTCGAACTCGGATTCCACTTTAATGCGGTAATGGAAAACGGTCCGTCCATCAGGCTTTTCGTCTGTGGG of Flavobacteriales bacterium contains these proteins:
- a CDS encoding YceI family protein, translated to MIKTIFILAVAMCAATGSFAQKYFTRSGNISFFSDTPMEKIEATNHQVTTVVDIEKNEMVFSVLMKSFEFDKALMEEHFNEKYAESDKFPKAQFKGTFKPEKPIDMSKDGEYPASVSGTMNLHGVDKEIKTNGIFTVKGGKLMGKAEFMLKLADYDIEIPGVVKDNIAEEVKITVDATYEPYKK